The following are encoded together in the Janthinobacterium sp. Marseille genome:
- the metE gene encoding 5-methyltetrahydropteroyltriglutamate--homocysteine S-methyltransferase, with amino-acid sequence MTTIHNLGFPRIGAKRELKFALESYWKGESTRDALKDLGAQLRKRHWDNQAGLDFVPVGDFAFYDQMLDMSFTLGNLPERVRGFHGDPLDNYFRVARGRSAQGAEEHGTCCGGVAAGEMTKWFDTNYHYIVPEFTAATEFKLDTTRLLEQLAEAKAQGVKAKPVIIGPITYLAQGKAKDDLYKLALLPRLLPVYAQLLDALAAQGVEWVQIDEPILVTELDTDWQNAFKSAYEQLKTSRVKVLLATYFGQLLENRELAAKLPVAGLHIDAINGRDDVLPLIDLLSADKVLSLGVINGRNIWKTDLTAVLDWIEPLAKRLGERLWVAPSCSLLHVPVDLNSEQKLDAEIKSWLAYAIQKLDELRVLGKALRSGRDAVKAELAENKAALTARRASPRVNNPAVQAAIAKIDAGLGKRDNTYALRAKKQAALLKLPAYPTTTIGSFPQTAEIRHARSEFKAGRLDNASYKTAMQAEIERSVREQETLGLDVLVHGEAERNDMVEYFGEQLQGYAFSQFGWVQSYGSRCVKPPILFGDISRPQAMTVEWSTYAQSLTEKPMKGMLTGPVTMLNWSFVRDDQPRSVSCKQLALAIREEVLDLEKAGVHVIQIDEAALREGLPLRKSQWQEYLDWAVESFRITANGVEDETQIHTHMCYSEFNDIIASIADMDADVITIETSRSDMELLDAFDNFNYPNEIGPGVYDIHSPNIPTQEHMVQLMKKAAERVPAERLWVNPDCGLKTRQWAEVLPALNNMVAAAKTLRQSA; translated from the coding sequence ATGACCACCATTCATAACCTGGGCTTTCCGCGTATCGGCGCAAAGCGTGAACTGAAATTTGCACTGGAATCTTACTGGAAGGGCGAGTCTACACGCGACGCCCTCAAGGATCTGGGTGCACAACTGCGCAAGCGCCATTGGGATAACCAGGCAGGTCTGGATTTCGTTCCGGTCGGCGACTTCGCGTTCTACGATCAAATGCTCGACATGAGCTTTACTCTCGGCAACCTGCCGGAACGTGTACGTGGCTTTCATGGCGACCCGCTGGACAACTACTTCCGCGTTGCACGTGGCCGTTCCGCACAAGGTGCAGAAGAGCATGGCACATGCTGTGGCGGCGTTGCTGCCGGCGAAATGACGAAGTGGTTCGATACCAACTATCACTACATCGTGCCAGAATTCACAGCTGCAACCGAATTCAAGCTCGATACCACCCGTTTGCTTGAGCAACTGGCGGAAGCCAAGGCGCAAGGCGTGAAGGCGAAGCCGGTCATCATCGGCCCGATCACTTACCTGGCGCAAGGCAAGGCCAAGGACGATTTGTACAAACTGGCTTTGTTGCCACGTTTGTTGCCGGTGTATGCGCAATTGCTGGATGCTTTGGCCGCGCAAGGCGTTGAATGGGTGCAGATCGACGAACCTATCCTCGTTACCGAACTGGATACTGATTGGCAAAATGCTTTCAAGAGCGCTTACGAGCAATTGAAAACCAGCCGCGTCAAAGTGCTGCTCGCCACCTACTTTGGCCAGTTGCTGGAAAATCGCGAACTCGCCGCCAAGTTGCCGGTAGCAGGTTTGCACATCGATGCCATCAATGGCCGTGACGATGTCTTGCCGCTGATCGATTTGCTGTCGGCCGACAAAGTATTGTCGCTGGGCGTCATCAATGGTCGCAACATCTGGAAAACCGATTTGACCGCAGTGCTGGATTGGATAGAACCGTTGGCGAAACGCCTGGGTGAGCGCTTGTGGGTGGCGCCGTCGTGTTCCTTGTTGCACGTGCCGGTCGACCTGAACAGCGAACAAAAACTGGATGCAGAGATCAAGTCATGGCTTGCTTACGCCATCCAGAAGCTGGATGAATTGCGCGTGCTGGGTAAAGCACTGCGTAGCGGTCGTGACGCGGTTAAAGCCGAACTGGCTGAAAATAAAGCAGCGCTGACGGCACGTCGTGCGTCGCCACGTGTCAACAATCCGGCAGTGCAGGCAGCTATCGCCAAGATCGATGCAGGCTTGGGCAAACGTGACAACACCTATGCGCTGCGTGCGAAGAAACAGGCTGCATTGCTCAAGTTGCCGGCGTACCCGACCACGACTATCGGTTCCTTCCCGCAGACCGCCGAGATTCGTCATGCACGCAGCGAATTCAAGGCTGGCCGCCTGGACAATGCGAGCTATAAAACTGCAATGCAGGCCGAGATCGAGCGCAGCGTACGTGAACAGGAAACACTGGGCCTGGACGTGCTGGTGCACGGTGAAGCAGAGCGTAATGACATGGTCGAATACTTCGGTGAACAACTGCAGGGCTACGCCTTCAGCCAGTTCGGCTGGGTACAGTCCTACGGTTCGCGTTGCGTGAAACCGCCTATACTGTTCGGTGACATCAGCCGCCCACAGGCGATGACAGTTGAATGGAGCACCTATGCGCAATCGCTGACCGAGAAACCAATGAAGGGCATGCTCACCGGTCCGGTGACGATGTTGAACTGGTCTTTCGTGCGTGATGATCAGCCGCGTTCGGTTTCGTGCAAACAGTTGGCGCTGGCTATTCGCGAAGAAGTATTGGACCTGGAAAAAGCCGGCGTGCATGTGATCCAGATTGATGAAGCTGCACTGCGTGAAGGTTTGCCACTGCGTAAATCACAATGGCAGGAATACCTCGACTGGGCGGTGGAATCTTTCCGTATCACGGCAAATGGTGTAGAGGATGAAACCCAGATCCATACCCATATGTGCTATTCGGAATTCAATGACATCATCGCGTCGATCGCCGATATGGATGCCGACGTGATCACGATCGAAACATCGCGTTCGGATATGGAGTTGCTGGATGCCTTCGACAACTTCAATTATCCGAATGAAATCGGTCCAGGCGTGTATGACATCCACTCGCCGAATATTCCGACCCAGGAGCACATGGTGCAACTGATGAAGAAAGCGGCAGAGCGTGTTCCGGCGGAGCGCCTGTGGGTGAATCCGGATTGCGGTTTGAAAACACGTCAATGGGCGGAAGTCTTGCCGGCGCTGAACAATATGGTTGCCGCCGCCAAAACCCTGCGCCAATCGGCCTGA
- a CDS encoding DUF2145 domain-containing protein, whose product MRFRQFFYSSLTVAVFTAAGAAHAASGSSAASNFCDRAHQLTAGQQDRILRFAAVVREELALADTDTVLISRSGLDLSRFNIRYSHAAIAWRDEDKVWTARQLYYACEEERPRIYDQGMAGFAMGIDNPALGYISIVKVPAEAAQMLKEAALDKQRVLRLLAATYSANAYAYGLNYQNCNQWVMETMAAGWGHLDDGADLRERAQLWLQQAHYAPEPTPVNSHWLMFASSFVPLLHLDDHPAEDRYALKLKISLPSTVETFVHEQYPSSERVEICHDGKQVVVHRGWTPIADGCVPGEGDRVIPLDG is encoded by the coding sequence GTGAGGTTTAGGCAATTCTTTTACTCTTCGCTGACGGTTGCGGTCTTTACCGCAGCCGGTGCGGCACACGCCGCTTCCGGCTCGTCAGCCGCATCCAATTTCTGTGATCGCGCGCATCAACTCACGGCCGGACAGCAGGATCGCATATTGCGGTTCGCGGCTGTCGTGCGCGAGGAATTGGCGCTTGCCGACACGGATACCGTCCTGATCAGCCGCTCCGGCCTCGACCTGTCACGCTTCAATATACGTTATTCGCATGCCGCCATTGCCTGGCGCGATGAAGACAAAGTGTGGACTGCACGCCAGCTCTACTATGCCTGTGAAGAAGAACGTCCGCGCATTTACGACCAGGGCATGGCGGGGTTTGCGATGGGCATCGATAATCCTGCGCTGGGCTATATTTCCATCGTCAAGGTTCCGGCCGAAGCAGCACAAATGCTGAAGGAAGCGGCGCTGGACAAGCAACGCGTATTGCGTTTGCTGGCCGCGACATATAGTGCAAATGCCTATGCCTACGGCCTCAACTATCAGAACTGTAATCAGTGGGTGATGGAAACCATGGCAGCCGGCTGGGGACATCTGGACGATGGCGCAGACTTGCGCGAGCGTGCACAGCTTTGGTTGCAGCAGGCGCATTATGCGCCGGAGCCGACGCCTGTTAACTCACACTGGCTGATGTTTGCATCGAGCTTCGTTCCGCTGCTGCATCTGGATGATCATCCGGCCGAAGACCGCTATGCGCTGAAGTTGAAAATCAGTTTGCCATCAACGGTAGAAACCTTCGTCCATGAGCAATACCCCAGCAGTGAGCGCGTGGAAATCTGCCACGATGGCAAGCAGGTTGTCGTGCATCGCGGCTGGACCCCGATTGCCGATGGTTGCGTGCCGGGCGAGGGTGACCGCGTGATTCCGCTTGACGGCTAA
- a CDS encoding AAA family ATPase: MHILITGAAGSGTSTFAAALAEATHATFIETDDYFWLPSDPPYQHKRAEAERGNVLLQDIRSKPDAVVAGSLIDWGQELEDAFDLVVFLYIPTELRLARLKLREERRFGKADPEFLAWAAQYDEGTAEGRSLERHRQWLSARKCTVLCLEGDLTTEERMQRVLALRHSHDYNTFAAKH, from the coding sequence ATGCATATCCTCATTACCGGCGCAGCCGGCTCCGGCACTTCCACGTTTGCAGCAGCGCTGGCTGAAGCCACCCATGCGACTTTCATTGAAACCGATGATTACTTTTGGTTGCCCAGCGATCCACCTTATCAACACAAGCGTGCAGAAGCCGAACGCGGCAACGTCTTGTTGCAGGATATCCGCAGCAAGCCAGACGCCGTCGTCGCGGGTTCATTGATCGACTGGGGGCAGGAACTGGAAGATGCTTTCGACCTGGTGGTTTTCCTGTACATCCCGACCGAACTCAGGCTGGCACGTCTCAAGCTACGCGAAGAACGCCGCTTCGGTAAGGCGGATCCGGAATTCCTTGCCTGGGCCGCGCAATATGACGAAGGCACGGCTGAAGGTCGCAGCCTGGAACGCCACAGGCAATGGTTGAGTGCGCGGAAGTGCACGGTGCTGTGCCTGGAAGGTGACCTTACTACGGAAGAGCGCATGCAGCGGGTGCTTGCGCTACGCCATTCGCACGACTACAACACATTCGCCGCAAAACATTGA
- a CDS encoding sigma-70 family RNA polymerase sigma factor — translation MHTASSSDSLTRLYSDHHGWLKAWLRKKTGCPHNAADLAHDTYMRVIETRNAVEIDTPRAFLTTIAKRVLASYFRHLEVERAYLDSIADLPEPLVPSLETQAIVIETLLEIDRILDGLPAKVRTAFLWAQIDGMPYAEIAERLDVSLSSVKQYMARAIRQIYFPGAQA, via the coding sequence GTGCATACCGCAAGTTCTTCTGATTCGCTTACCCGGCTCTACAGTGACCATCATGGATGGCTGAAGGCTTGGTTGCGCAAAAAAACCGGCTGTCCACACAATGCGGCGGATCTGGCGCATGACACTTACATGCGTGTGATCGAAACGCGCAATGCGGTTGAGATCGATACTCCACGTGCCTTTTTGACCACCATCGCCAAGCGTGTCCTCGCCAGTTATTTCCGTCATCTCGAAGTCGAGCGTGCTTATCTCGATAGCATCGCCGATCTGCCCGAGCCTTTGGTGCCATCACTGGAAACGCAAGCCATCGTGATTGAAACCCTGCTTGAAATCGATCGCATCCTCGACGGTTTGCCGGCCAAGGTCAGGACGGCTTTCCTGTGGGCGCAGATTGACGGTATGCCTTATGCCGAGATTGCCGAACGTCTGGATGTCTCTCTCAGTTCCGTCAAGCAGTACATGGCACGTGCGATACGCCAGATTTATTTTCCTGGCGCGCAAGCCTGA
- a CDS encoding FecR domain-containing protein, translating to MPESNTASLNPQVIDKAVEWLVHLWSGSADLDSRAAWQKWRAADPEHERAWLHIEDVNQQLRGRMNGVSADTAIASIAQPASRSRRKALKTFSVVVTVGTAAWLSSETMLWKTLTSEIRTATGERLNFKLADGTQLELNTDTAVNVRYDSALRLVQLVRGELLITTAKDSVSPARPFMAETVAGRILALGTKFTVRQDGDISQVAVLEGAVELIPANNPGQVVRLDAGQAGSFNAEGALTPPQAISAQAAWTEGVLIASDMRLDDFIAELKRYRPGHLSCDPASAGLRLSGVFPLNDMQKILTSLTEVLPVRVQTFTRYWTRIVPAGPVDTAAS from the coding sequence ATGCCTGAATCAAACACCGCATCGCTCAATCCGCAAGTCATCGATAAAGCCGTCGAATGGCTGGTGCATCTGTGGTCGGGCAGCGCTGACTTGGATAGTCGCGCCGCATGGCAGAAATGGCGCGCGGCAGATCCGGAACATGAACGTGCGTGGCTGCATATCGAAGACGTCAATCAGCAATTGCGCGGGCGTATGAATGGAGTGTCCGCTGATACCGCGATTGCGAGCATTGCGCAGCCGGCTTCGCGCAGCCGCCGTAAAGCGCTCAAGACTTTCTCTGTAGTTGTGACCGTGGGTACTGCTGCATGGCTGTCATCAGAAACCATGTTGTGGAAAACGCTGACCAGTGAAATACGCACCGCGACCGGCGAACGACTTAACTTCAAACTGGCTGATGGCACGCAGCTGGAACTCAATACCGATACTGCAGTGAATGTGCGCTATGACTCGGCCTTGCGCCTGGTGCAATTGGTGCGTGGTGAATTACTGATCACTACCGCCAAAGATAGTGTTTCTCCGGCACGCCCCTTCATGGCGGAAACCGTTGCCGGTCGTATCCTTGCGCTGGGTACAAAATTTACCGTGCGACAGGATGGCGATATTAGCCAGGTTGCAGTGCTGGAAGGGGCGGTGGAATTAATTCCTGCCAATAATCCCGGACAGGTAGTGCGCCTGGATGCCGGGCAGGCAGGCAGCTTTAATGCCGAAGGTGCGCTGACGCCGCCACAAGCCATTAGCGCACAGGCCGCATGGACCGAGGGTGTGCTGATTGCATCTGACATGCGGCTCGATGATTTTATTGCAGAGCTCAAGCGCTATCGTCCCGGGCATCTGTCATGTGATCCGGCCAGCGCCGGCTTGCGTCTGTCCGGCGTGTTTCCCTTGAATGATATGCAAAAGATACTGACTTCGCTGACAGAAGTATTGCCGGTACGGGTGCAAACATTTACCAGGTACTGGACGCGGATAGTGCCGGCAGGGCCTGTGGATACTGCCGCTTCATGA
- a CDS encoding TonB-dependent receptor → MKSATKSRHGTLYLAAPLKLQPLAHSVRLAVFSMAAVALTLGTLALSNEALAQTAQASPAGKRYNIPAGSLEAALTSFAKTSGVLLVYPPALVEGLNSPGLQGEFGINDGVARILQGSNLEIVNNGNGKYTLKKQTTPDSGLLPAVTVLAANESYTQSLQSEGKAADGYRTKSVSSMGALGNMDLRDAPFAVNVISQELIQNIQAQSPDDVYKISPSTLSQTPQGSGWAPMVKIRGFGSYDRAEDGLRRSYGFAVSMEDKERVEVLNGLSGFLFGAASPGGMVNYVNKRPTKERLNSITVGNYGGSQNYIHGDFGGSFDADGKIGYRVNLVRQDGETAVDDQKIDRTLASVALDFNITNRFKVELGGSYSDYKMQAPTAYWFFDDGVPRIKAPDSSKNWGQPWIQEEMETKKLMAKATFEANDHLTLRVAYIREDQDRPKQDHTMNSVSSPAGYSQIRIHSGYSKTQSESKQALADLSFDTGSISHKVTLGYFGYADSQWQTSYSPNSGWQGPYGFGTPTHVAQPAWPAVPPNSMYYASRVTNDNFMIGDLVKFNDQWSALVGVNRSTIKTISREQDGSANPEQPDYKRSRNSPSASLIFKPVPWLTTYATYIEGLEQGGTAPLTATNPLAIMPPMQSKQKEIGVKAELGGVLVSGALFDIEKASEFTDATGTYRQDGRQRHRGAEVSAFGKLTNAWSVVGGVTMLTARLEGGEFDGAAPPNVPKILAKLYSEYALPFATGLSVSGGVYHVGKQWSSETNTSRLPAYTTIDLGMRYVTKVSGRPLTLRLNVNNVTDKDYWLNSYYLGTPRSVAFSAQMPF, encoded by the coding sequence ATGAAATCCGCTACAAAGAGCCGTCACGGCACTCTTTACCTCGCTGCACCACTGAAACTTCAACCATTGGCCCACTCGGTGCGCCTCGCTGTATTCAGTATGGCCGCAGTGGCCCTGACCCTGGGCACACTGGCGCTCAGCAATGAAGCGCTGGCGCAAACCGCGCAAGCCAGTCCCGCCGGCAAGCGTTACAACATTCCAGCCGGATCGCTGGAAGCCGCATTGACTTCATTTGCCAAGACTTCGGGCGTATTACTGGTTTACCCGCCTGCTCTGGTCGAGGGTTTGAACAGCCCGGGTTTGCAAGGGGAGTTCGGCATTAATGATGGTGTTGCCAGGATCCTGCAGGGTAGCAATCTTGAAATCGTCAACAACGGTAATGGCAAGTACACATTAAAAAAGCAAACGACACCAGATAGCGGACTGCTACCGGCAGTTACCGTGCTGGCGGCAAATGAGAGCTATACACAGTCCTTGCAAAGTGAAGGCAAAGCGGCCGACGGCTATCGCACAAAGTCAGTGTCTTCGATGGGCGCACTGGGCAATATGGATTTGCGCGATGCGCCATTTGCCGTCAACGTCATATCACAGGAGTTGATACAAAACATCCAGGCGCAATCGCCCGATGATGTGTACAAAATCAGTCCATCCACCTTGTCGCAAACGCCGCAAGGTAGCGGCTGGGCGCCGATGGTGAAGATACGCGGCTTCGGTAGTTACGATCGTGCCGAAGATGGTTTGCGTCGCTCATACGGCTTCGCGGTATCGATGGAAGATAAAGAGCGCGTTGAAGTATTGAATGGCCTTTCCGGTTTCCTGTTTGGCGCAGCTTCCCCTGGCGGTATGGTGAACTATGTGAACAAGCGCCCGACCAAGGAGCGCCTGAACAGCATTACGGTAGGTAATTACGGCGGTAGCCAAAATTATATCCATGGCGACTTTGGCGGCTCGTTCGACGCTGACGGCAAGATCGGTTACCGCGTCAACCTCGTGCGCCAGGATGGTGAGACTGCAGTCGATGATCAAAAGATAGACAGAACCCTGGCGAGTGTGGCGCTGGACTTCAATATTACGAACCGGTTCAAGGTCGAGCTCGGTGGTTCCTATAGCGACTACAAGATGCAGGCGCCTACTGCCTATTGGTTCTTCGACGATGGTGTGCCGCGCATCAAGGCACCGGATTCGAGCAAGAACTGGGGCCAGCCATGGATCCAGGAAGAAATGGAAACAAAAAAATTGATGGCCAAGGCGACTTTCGAGGCCAATGACCATCTTACCCTGCGCGTGGCATACATACGCGAGGATCAGGACAGGCCCAAGCAGGATCACACCATGAATTCTGTCAGTTCGCCGGCGGGGTACTCGCAGATCCGCATCCATTCCGGTTACTCGAAGACACAATCCGAAAGCAAGCAGGCACTTGCCGATCTCTCTTTTGATACAGGATCAATCAGCCATAAGGTGACGCTGGGTTATTTTGGGTATGCCGATAGCCAATGGCAGACTTCGTATTCTCCGAATTCCGGCTGGCAGGGGCCATATGGCTTTGGCACGCCTACCCATGTCGCTCAACCAGCATGGCCGGCGGTTCCGCCAAACTCCATGTATTACGCCAGCCGCGTCACCAATGACAACTTCATGATCGGTGATCTGGTGAAATTTAATGATCAATGGTCGGCGCTGGTGGGCGTCAATCGCAGCACGATCAAGACCATAAGTCGCGAGCAGGATGGCAGTGCCAACCCTGAGCAGCCAGACTATAAACGCTCACGCAATTCGCCGAGCGCATCGCTGATATTCAAGCCGGTGCCATGGCTGACAACTTACGCCACTTACATTGAAGGTTTGGAGCAAGGGGGCACCGCACCCCTGACCGCCACCAATCCCTTGGCCATCATGCCGCCGATGCAAAGCAAGCAAAAAGAAATCGGCGTGAAAGCAGAGCTGGGTGGCGTGCTCGTGAGCGGCGCATTGTTTGATATTGAAAAAGCGAGTGAATTCACTGATGCGACCGGGACTTACCGCCAGGACGGCAGGCAGCGTCATCGCGGCGCCGAAGTATCGGCATTCGGTAAATTGACGAATGCATGGAGCGTAGTAGGTGGCGTGACCATGCTGACAGCCAGGCTGGAAGGCGGTGAGTTTGATGGTGCTGCACCGCCGAATGTGCCGAAGATACTGGCCAAGCTGTATTCGGAATATGCGCTGCCTTTCGCCACCGGCTTGAGCGTGAGCGGTGGTGTGTATCACGTCGGCAAGCAGTGGTCATCGGAGACGAATACCAGTCGCTTACCGGCATACACAACAATCGATCTCGGTATGCGCTATGTCACCAAAGTATCAGGTCGTCCATTGACATTGCGCCTGAACGTCAACAATGTGACGGATAAGGATTACTGGCTCAATAGTTACTACCTTGGCACTCCGCGCAGTGTGGCATTCTCGGCACAGATGCCGTTTTAA
- a CDS encoding MFS transporter: protein MLTKTIPGAVPVTAQALPSWLTFLLALSCGLIAANVYYAQPLIRLISVDLGLSLQAAGLIVTLTQLGYITGLIFVVPLADLIETKRLTVSVMALSILALIGAALATKAEAFLLACMFLGLGSVTVPILVPHAAHLVPEAVRGRTVGNLMSGMMLGIMLARPISSLIADHSSWHTVFIVSAAVMTLLAISLHFALPTRKPQGKFSYGHLLGSMITLARQTPVLRRRAIYHFFQFAAFILFWTVTPLLLTGPVFHLSQTGVALFALAGVAGAIAAPIAGRASDRGWTRPATALGMLAVAIAFLITHIAEPGSPLALGLLVTAAILLDFGATATLVLGQRVIFGLGGEIRGRVSGVYMIIWYFGGALGSSVGAWAYAHGGWELASWVGLLLPVIGLLYFATEKE, encoded by the coding sequence ATGCTGACCAAAACAATCCCCGGCGCTGTACCTGTCACCGCCCAGGCACTGCCTTCATGGCTGACATTTTTATTAGCCCTCTCCTGCGGCCTGATCGCCGCCAATGTGTATTACGCACAACCGCTGATACGCCTGATCAGCGTGGATCTCGGCTTATCGCTGCAAGCGGCGGGCCTGATCGTGACACTGACCCAACTCGGCTACATCACCGGACTCATCTTCGTCGTGCCCCTGGCAGACCTGATAGAAACCAAACGCCTGACCGTCAGCGTGATGGCATTAAGCATCCTCGCCCTGATCGGCGCCGCCCTCGCAACCAAGGCCGAAGCCTTTTTGCTCGCATGCATGTTCCTCGGCCTGGGTTCGGTCACTGTTCCTATCTTGGTACCGCACGCAGCGCACCTGGTACCGGAAGCAGTACGGGGTCGTACCGTCGGCAACCTCATGAGCGGCATGATGCTGGGCATCATGCTGGCGCGTCCGATATCCAGCCTGATCGCCGACCATAGTTCCTGGCATACGGTCTTCATCGTGTCTGCCGCCGTGATGACTTTGCTCGCCATTTCGCTGCACTTCGCCTTGCCGACACGCAAGCCGCAAGGCAAGTTCAGCTATGGCCATTTGCTCGGTTCGATGATCACGCTGGCACGCCAAACACCGGTCTTGCGCAGGCGTGCGATCTATCACTTCTTCCAGTTCGCTGCCTTCATCCTGTTCTGGACGGTGACGCCTTTGCTGCTGACCGGCCCGGTATTCCATCTGTCGCAAACCGGTGTCGCACTGTTTGCCCTGGCCGGTGTGGCCGGTGCGATTGCAGCACCGATTGCGGGACGTGCATCAGATCGTGGCTGGACCCGTCCGGCCACGGCATTGGGCATGCTGGCAGTCGCCATCGCATTCCTGATCACGCACATCGCCGAACCCGGTTCGCCATTGGCGCTGGGCTTGCTGGTCACCGCTGCGATCCTGCTGGACTTCGGTGCGACTGCCACACTGGTGCTCGGGCAACGCGTCATCTTCGGCCTCGGCGGGGAAATCCGTGGCCGTGTCAGCGGTGTGTATATGATTATCTGGTACTTCGGTGGCGCGCTTGGTTCTTCCGTCGGCGCATGGGCTTACGCACATGGCGGCTGGGAACTGGCGTCGTGGGTTGGGCTGTTGCTGCCGGTGATCGGCTTATTGTATTTCGCGACTGAAAAAGAATAG
- a CDS encoding TetR/AcrR family transcriptional regulator, translating into MKPASHPAALSNPRGRPREFDMDDALDKVIPLFCARGFHGASINDIAETMELTVGSIYKALKDKRGVFLAAIDRQLSVRQGALRQTIAAATSGRDKLRAALMFYAGVSNTGDDMQGCLIVSTTVELATFDEEIANRARDSLKRREVILNELLKLGETDGSIAAGSNNAATARLMLCLMQGLIIIGKAGRTRKELIAVVDAAMKILD; encoded by the coding sequence ATGAAACCAGCTTCCCATCCTGCCGCCCTCTCCAATCCGCGTGGTCGTCCGCGCGAATTTGATATGGACGACGCGCTCGACAAAGTCATTCCCTTGTTTTGTGCGCGCGGTTTCCATGGTGCTTCCATCAATGACATCGCTGAAACGATGGAACTGACTGTCGGCAGCATATATAAGGCGCTCAAGGATAAGCGCGGTGTGTTTCTCGCGGCCATTGATCGCCAGCTGTCTGTACGCCAGGGGGCGTTGCGCCAGACCATCGCGGCCGCTACATCAGGACGGGATAAATTGCGTGCCGCGCTGATGTTTTATGCCGGTGTGTCAAATACCGGTGACGATATGCAAGGCTGCCTGATCGTCAGCACCACGGTGGAGCTGGCAACCTTCGACGAAGAAATCGCCAACCGCGCGCGCGATTCACTCAAGCGACGCGAAGTCATCTTGAATGAACTGCTCAAACTCGGTGAAACTGATGGCAGCATTGCAGCCGGTAGTAACAACGCAGCAACAGCAAGATTAATGCTGTGCCTGATGCAAGGCCTCATCATCATCGGCAAGGCAGGCAGGACACGTAAAGAATTGATTGCAGTCGTTGATGCTGCAATGAAAATCCTCGATTAA
- a CDS encoding response regulator transcription factor — MSSVLLIDDHAMFREGLTLALTQADPTLQIHCVASGNEALQLLETETSISTAMMDYYLPDIGGGALLQRLRQLRPGLRILALSASEDPDDVRHALASGAHGFIHKSADSKTLFAALSSVMQGRGYLPPTFKLDTHDGGSNDDASLLSRLTPRQMEVLRLMCDGLRNGEIADQLGMTEKTVKAHVSAVLSGLGVLNRTQATVVARRAGLLGKPR; from the coding sequence GTGTCATCTGTCTTACTGATCGACGATCATGCAATGTTCCGCGAGGGACTGACACTGGCATTGACGCAGGCTGATCCGACGCTGCAAATCCATTGCGTTGCCAGCGGCAATGAAGCCCTGCAGTTATTAGAGACTGAAACCTCCATCAGCACTGCCATGATGGATTACTACCTGCCGGATATCGGTGGCGGCGCTTTGCTGCAACGCTTGCGTCAACTACGCCCGGGACTGCGCATACTTGCATTGTCGGCTTCCGAAGATCCGGATGATGTACGGCATGCACTGGCCAGCGGTGCCCATGGCTTCATTCACAAATCAGCGGATAGCAAGACCCTGTTTGCCGCATTGAGCAGCGTGATGCAGGGGCGTGGCTATCTGCCGCCGACGTTTAAGCTGGATACACATGATGGCGGCAGCAATGATGATGCATCCCTGCTGAGTCGGCTCACACCGCGCCAGATGGAAGTGTTGCGCCTGATGTGCGATGGCTTGCGCAACGGTGAAATCGCCGATCAACTGGGGATGACGGAAAAAACCGTAAAAGCGCATGTCAGCGCCGTCCTGTCCGGCCTCGGTGTACTCAACCGCACGCAGGCAACTGTGGTGGCGCGCCGCGCGGGTTTGCTGGGCAAGCCGCGTTAG